In a single window of the Helicobacter felis ATCC 49179 genome:
- a CDS encoding outer membrane protein — protein MRKKHGLTVIMGAVLGMGGLDALDTSDWKKGLIIGTNYQTGLINIQTETKAKRNGMNVNANGLGFLIGYTGYFRDDQMFGARYYAFLDWQIFGAQYHPSPYGGGGYYGGNNLLTYGAAADFFYNFFQGTIYSNDISLDLGTYVGVGIAGSSWLLGDTGRDKLGIPSLGLPSVNVSAFQFLFNIGLRALLVDQHGIDLGFKIPTINNHYYTSDSYSVKLRRSFAFYINYSYHF, from the coding sequence ATGCGGAAAAAACACGGGTTGACTGTGATCATGGGGGCTGTGTTGGGCATGGGCGGATTAGATGCCCTAGATACCTCCGATTGGAAAAAGGGTTTGATTATAGGGACGAATTATCAGACTGGGCTTATCAATATCCAAACGGAAACTAAAGCCAAACGCAATGGCATGAATGTCAATGCCAATGGTTTAGGCTTCTTGATAGGGTATACAGGGTATTTTCGCGACGATCAGATGTTTGGGGCGCGTTATTATGCCTTTTTAGATTGGCAAATATTTGGTGCGCAATATCATCCAAGCCCCTATGGAGGAGGAGGGTATTATGGGGGTAATAACCTGCTCACTTATGGGGCTGCAGCAGATTTTTTCTATAATTTTTTTCAAGGCACTATCTATAGCAATGATATTTCGCTAGATTTAGGGACCTATGTGGGCGTGGGGATTGCGGGCAGTTCTTGGTTATTGGGCGATACGGGGCGAGATAAACTAGGAATTCCTAGTTTGGGTCTTCCTAGCGTGAATGTGAGCGCTTTTCAATTTCTTTTTAATATCGGGCTGAGGGCTTTACTTGTAGATCAACATGGAATCGATTTAGGTTTTAAAATTCCCACCATCAACAACCATTATTATACAAGCGACTCCTACAGCGTAAAACTACGCCGTAGTTTTGCTTTTTATATCAACTATAGCTACCACTTCTAG
- a CDS encoding midas domain-containing protein has translation MKILLVNKNRMIEKLFENIAKKLSLELVVQEHSNEALSSLQNGEDYFFFADDTVIDEEEYRKFEPHLETCKLSAFIHRKSVLPFGSFSHYIQKPFLPTDVLHILEKTMDTLTIPHQEAPAQEKLATDSASLDLNLDTGFDSELDQLEELEHLFDPQTSAPHTPQENPTENAHALDNSGEENLEDSEPQQKQEGVSQEGDLKDFLEEPSPAPQADLTPQTEITETESESKPADLNISLEDLLPVDNSVDDEGIHGFDSKKESEPQAFFEEELSSFPQEAEVHADTPIEEAQATSALESQHEQNPPHSEPDPQEMVLEQEGLESQEKVSEQGNAESVEVELQDIAHLEDIPEPVMASVMDQPYKESGEQESNEVADAIPQETQETDTQEVTPQATPILDAPETIEPHAEEEKEEKEEKEEKEEKEEKEEKELFEGAEPQEEQDHEEQATTLESEALDQDTTQTNTSLEAPQEEVSSHTATSLVQEADLDEDQDILEDLESLPEEPMQETSPQEEDASAKLESALEDTAGENPSEAEVSDESCATENLEDSKVADSHSVEEELHEDAPQPLEPQELMQEVHELPTPVDSPSKEQAKESEQTSQESLPSVLPTLTLDLQTLLKDLPIDPEILKNKVLSIQIIDKPQ, from the coding sequence TTGAAAATTTTATTAGTCAACAAAAATAGGATGATCGAAAAGCTGTTTGAAAATATTGCTAAAAAACTTTCTTTGGAGCTAGTGGTGCAAGAGCACAGCAATGAAGCTCTCTCAAGCTTGCAGAATGGCGAGGATTACTTTTTCTTTGCAGATGATACGGTGATAGATGAGGAAGAGTATCGCAAATTTGAACCTCACTTGGAAACATGTAAGCTCAGTGCTTTTATCCACAGGAAGAGCGTTTTGCCCTTTGGGTCATTTAGCCATTATATTCAAAAGCCTTTTTTGCCCACGGATGTTTTGCATATCTTAGAAAAGACTATGGATACCCTTACCATTCCTCATCAGGAGGCTCCTGCTCAAGAGAAGCTTGCAACAGATTCGGCGTCATTAGATTTAAACCTTGATACAGGTTTTGATTCAGAGTTGGACCAACTTGAGGAATTAGAACATCTCTTTGATCCCCAAACAAGCGCGCCTCATACTCCGCAAGAGAATCCTACAGAGAATGCGCATGCCTTGGACAACTCGGGAGAAGAAAACTTAGAAGACTCAGAACCACAACAAAAACAAGAGGGGGTATCCCAAGAAGGAGACTTAAAAGATTTTTTGGAAGAACCATCCCCGGCTCCACAAGCTGATTTGACTCCACAAACCGAGATTACAGAAACGGAGTCTGAGTCAAAACCCGCAGATCTTAATATTTCCCTAGAGGATCTCCTGCCTGTGGATAATAGCGTGGATGACGAAGGCATCCATGGATTCGACTCCAAAAAGGAGAGTGAGCCACAAGCTTTTTTTGAAGAAGAGCTATCTTCTTTTCCCCAAGAGGCAGAAGTTCATGCAGATACCCCCATAGAGGAGGCGCAAGCAACTTCAGCTTTGGAGTCTCAGCATGAACAAAACCCCCCTCACTCAGAACCCGATCCTCAAGAGATGGTTTTAGAACAAGAGGGGCTTGAATCCCAAGAAAAAGTCTCTGAGCAGGGCAATGCTGAAAGTGTGGAGGTTGAACTTCAAGATATTGCACATCTTGAAGATATCCCCGAACCGGTGATGGCCAGTGTGATGGATCAACCTTACAAAGAGTCAGGGGAGCAAGAATCTAACGAGGTAGCCGATGCGATCCCACAGGAGACCCAAGAAACCGATACGCAAGAAGTTACACCCCAAGCAACACCAATCTTAGACGCACCTGAGACTATAGAACCTCACGCAGAAGAAGAGAAAGAAGAGAAAGAAGAGAAAGAAGAGAAAGAAGAGAAAGAAGAGAAAGAAGAGAAAGAACTCTTTGAAGGTGCAGAACCTCAAGAGGAGCAAGACCATGAGGAGCAGGCAACAACGCTTGAATCTGAAGCATTAGATCAAGATACCACACAAACAAACACATCTTTAGAGGCCCCTCAAGAAGAAGTTTCTAGCCACACAGCCACCTCTCTTGTGCAAGAAGCAGATTTAGATGAAGATCAGGATATTTTAGAGGACCTAGAAAGCTTGCCAGAAGAGCCAATGCAAGAAACCTCTCCCCAAGAAGAAGACGCGTCTGCAAAGTTAGAGTCTGCATTGGAGGACACTGCAGGAGAAAATCCTAGTGAAGCAGAAGTGAGCGATGAATCTTGTGCAACAGAAAACCTAGAAGATTCTAAAGTGGCAGATTCTCATAGTGTGGAGGAAGAACTTCATGAAGACGCGCCCCAACCTCTTGAGCCACAAGAACTCATGCAAGAAGTCCACGAGTTGCCCACGCCTGTTGACTCTCCTAGCAAGGAGCAAGCAAAAGAGAGTGAACAGACAAGCCAAGAATCCCTACCATCTGTATTGCCCACTTTGACCCTAGATTTGCAAACCCTGCTCAAAGATTTACCCATCGATCCAGAGATTCTCAAAAATAAGGTCTTAAGTATTCAAATTATCGATAAACCCCAATGA
- a CDS encoding FlmD protein produces the protein MITLLADISLQSGLGHLRRAQKLQKHLTRIGLESRLIAPHPLADININWLRDFRVSKSDRLIVDSYQASPNFYHYVASLTHAFLYLEDFPHPKPPQAFVINPAFQAEKLYKNSSERHFLGSEFMPFEMAFKTSNKNLNPTIQTLFISFGGSAQSLHFYQQALECLQNTPYKLHICAPAEITRALRPYAQAIFHENLHLPQIATLLKQSDVALLGGGGMLYEAMLTLTPILAIEVAPNQRPQLEALSAIKACKCSTFQTLQDDLSAFDLKARLAIQAIQKHLNIGNALESTLKAIFV, from the coding sequence ATGATCACCCTTCTAGCTGATATCTCGCTTCAAAGCGGACTAGGACACTTACGCCGTGCCCAAAAACTTCAAAAACACTTGACGCGTATCGGTCTAGAATCGCGCCTTATTGCTCCCCATCCTTTAGCAGATATTAATATAAATTGGTTGCGTGATTTTAGAGTGTCTAAAAGCGATCGTCTTATTGTGGATAGTTATCAAGCCAGCCCAAATTTTTACCACTATGTAGCTTCTCTAACCCATGCTTTTCTCTATCTTGAGGACTTCCCCCACCCAAAACCCCCACAAGCCTTTGTGATCAACCCGGCCTTTCAGGCTGAAAAGCTTTATAAAAATTCTTCAGAACGCCATTTTCTAGGATCAGAGTTTATGCCTTTTGAGATGGCTTTTAAAACTTCTAATAAAAATCTAAACCCGACAATCCAAACTCTTTTTATTTCCTTTGGGGGAAGTGCGCAAAGCTTGCATTTTTACCAACAAGCCCTAGAATGCCTGCAAAACACGCCCTACAAACTCCATATTTGCGCGCCTGCAGAGATTACACGCGCCCTGCGCCCTTATGCCCAAGCAATTTTCCATGAAAATTTACATTTGCCCCAAATTGCCACTCTTTTAAAACAAAGCGATGTGGCTTTGCTAGGAGGCGGGGGGATGCTCTATGAGGCTATGCTCACTCTCACCCCCATTTTAGCTATAGAGGTAGCCCCCAACCAACGCCCCCAACTTGAAGCCTTGAGCGCGATTAAGGCCTGTAAGTGCAGCACTTTTCAAACTTTGCAAGACGATCTGAGTGCCTTTGACCTTAAAGCACGCCTTGCTATACAGGCTATTCAAAAGCACTTAAACATCGGTAATGCGCTTGAATCCACACTAAAGGCCATCTTTGTTTGA
- the pseF gene encoding pseudaminic acid cytidylyltransferase, whose amino-acid sequence MIAIILARANSQRIPHKNIYSFLGKPLIAHVIQTALQSKLFDQVVVSTDGVEIARIAREYGASTPFLRPAHLADALTPSLEAIAHAIATLKLTPKTLVCALYGTSVLLQANQLQEAKNVLLEHPTYKYAIALSPYGASPYRAFSLNPNPAPLFAEHLPKRTQDLPPLYHDTGLFYMGEARHFSNLEPLLAAHSYPIVVPEIYTQDIDTLEDLELAKLKYQLLHSHDHPSS is encoded by the coding sequence GTGATCGCTATCATTCTAGCGCGCGCCAATAGTCAGCGCATCCCCCATAAAAATATCTACTCTTTTCTAGGAAAACCCCTCATCGCCCATGTCATACAAACCGCCCTGCAATCAAAACTCTTTGATCAAGTGGTGGTGTCCACGGATGGTGTTGAAATCGCGCGCATTGCTAGAGAATACGGCGCGTCCACGCCCTTTTTGCGCCCCGCTCATTTGGCCGATGCGCTTACCCCCAGTTTAGAAGCCATAGCACACGCCATCGCTACTTTAAAACTTACGCCCAAAACGCTCGTTTGCGCGCTCTATGGGACAAGTGTCTTGCTCCAAGCTAACCAACTTCAAGAAGCTAAAAACGTCCTCTTAGAGCATCCAACTTATAAATACGCTATCGCGCTTAGTCCTTATGGCGCTTCGCCTTATCGCGCCTTCAGTTTAAATCCCAATCCCGCCCCTCTTTTTGCTGAGCACCTCCCCAAGCGCACCCAAGACCTCCCCCCCCTCTACCACGACACTGGGCTTTTTTACATGGGAGAGGCGCGCCATTTTAGCAACTTAGAACCCCTTTTAGCTGCGCATTCTTACCCCATTGTTGTGCCTGAAATTTACACCCAAGACATCGACACCTTAGAAGACCTAGAATTAGCCAAACTCAAATACCAACTTTTGCACTCCCATGATCACCCTTCTAGCTGA
- a CDS encoding phospholipase D-like domain-containing protein, translating to MVSFRSFLLPCVCAGFLCANPTLYMLPYEQKDALNSLISGINAAQSNINIAIYSFTHQAISKALKNAADRGVKINIIYDYGSNVHGKHSTIAYLSKYKGIHTCLLQGKEVKSARHFQASYRGIMHQKLALIDNKWIFLGSANWSKNAFENSYELLLKDDNSALIQKAQSYYKKMLSSCIPY from the coding sequence ATGGTTTCTTTCAGGTCTTTTTTGTTGCCCTGCGTGTGCGCGGGCTTTTTGTGCGCAAACCCCACACTTTACATGTTGCCCTATGAACAAAAAGATGCTCTAAATAGTTTGATTTCAGGGATCAACGCGGCCCAAAGTAATATCAACATTGCGATTTATAGTTTCACGCATCAAGCTATTTCTAAAGCTCTTAAAAACGCGGCCGATCGTGGCGTGAAGATCAACATCATTTATGATTATGGTTCAAATGTGCATGGCAAGCACTCCACTATCGCCTATCTCTCTAAATACAAAGGTATTCATACTTGCCTCCTTCAAGGCAAGGAAGTTAAGAGTGCTAGACACTTTCAAGCTTCCTACAGGGGTATCATGCACCAAAAACTAGCACTCATCGATAACAAGTGGATTTTTCTAGGTTCGGCCAACTGGAGCAAAAATGCCTTTGAAAACAGCTACGAATTACTGCTCAAAGACGACAACTCCGCTCTAATCCAAAAGGCGCAAAGTTACTATAAAAAGATGCTCTCTTCTTGCATACCCTACTAG
- the fur gene encoding ferric iron uptake transcriptional regulator — protein sequence MRRLETLESILERLRVSIRKNGLKNSKQREEVVSVLYKSGTHLSPEEITHSIRLRDKNTSISSVYRILNFLEKERFIYTLETNKNGRRYEIAAKEHHDHIICLQCGEIVEFVDQEIEERQVQVVHKFQAKLVSHDMKLFVVCAKCLAKEN from the coding sequence ATGCGGCGGTTAGAAACCTTGGAGTCCATTTTAGAGCGTTTGAGAGTTTCCATTAGAAAAAATGGATTAAAAAATTCCAAACAACGCGAGGAGGTGGTGAGTGTGCTTTACAAAAGTGGAACGCATTTAAGTCCTGAGGAGATCACCCATAGTATCCGTTTACGAGACAAGAATACAAGCATTTCTTCAGTCTATCGAATCCTCAATTTCTTAGAAAAAGAGCGATTTATCTACACTTTGGAGACCAATAAAAATGGACGGCGTTACGAGATCGCAGCCAAAGAACACCATGATCACATTATTTGTCTGCAATGTGGAGAGATCGTCGAGTTTGTGGACCAAGAGATAGAAGAGAGGCAAGTTCAAGTGGTGCATAAGTTTCAAGCCAAGCTAGTTAGCCATGACATGAAACTCTTTGTCGTGTGTGCTAAGTGTTTGGCTAAGGAGAATTAA
- the gmk gene encoding guanylate kinase — protein MTASDAYRILVLAGPSGAGKSTLIKHIMASCQDVYFSISTTTRPKRAGEVHGQHYYFVSQEAFLEGIEKNQFLEWALVHGHHYGTSLLPVQDALKARKLVLFDIDVQGHHSLKKIYPKATSIFVTTKNVQVLRERLEQRGTDTQEIITKRLENAFKELQEVDSFDYVLINEDLEQAKERVLWVARTLDYKQQMFPKEALCTAWRKKGL, from the coding sequence ATGACAGCTTCAGATGCCTACCGCATTTTAGTTCTAGCAGGACCAAGTGGGGCGGGCAAAAGCACTTTAATTAAACACATCATGGCTTCTTGCCAAGATGTTTATTTTTCTATCTCCACCACCACGCGCCCCAAAAGGGCGGGCGAGGTTCATGGGCAACATTACTATTTTGTGAGTCAAGAGGCTTTTTTAGAAGGGATTGAGAAAAATCAATTCTTAGAGTGGGCGCTTGTGCATGGACACCATTATGGCACTTCTCTTTTACCCGTGCAGGACGCTCTTAAAGCGCGCAAACTTGTGCTTTTTGATATTGATGTACAAGGGCACCATAGTCTTAAAAAGATTTACCCTAAGGCAACCTCTATTTTTGTTACCACTAAAAATGTGCAAGTGCTTAGAGAACGCCTAGAACAACGCGGGACAGACACCCAAGAGATCATCACCAAACGCCTTGAAAACGCTTTTAAAGAGCTTCAGGAAGTGGATAGTTTTGACTATGTGCTGATCAATGAGGATTTAGAGCAAGCTAAAGAGAGAGTTTTATGGGTGGCGCGCACCCTAGACTACAAACAACAAATGTTTCCTAAAGAAGCCCTCTGCACGGCTTGGCGCAAAAAAGGACTTTAA
- the flgH gene encoding flagellar basal body L-ring protein FlgH: MFKFKLASFVVLLSLARAVEPGIKFDPPDYVEEMPSKEFIPEIAKPGSLFGQGERPLFADRRAMKPNDLVTVEISENASANYSASKNYANTSNGTSTPPRLAYNGTDLNKREQAQFLDDRSNYSLTQPTTNKTFKGGGSQKKSEDLKFILTARIVKVLENGNYFIYGSKEILVDGEKQVIKLSGVVRPFDINKNNVVQSKHIADAKISYTNLGPLSASNKKKLSNEVLESEFPF; this comes from the coding sequence ATGTTTAAATTTAAGCTTGCAAGTTTTGTGGTGTTACTGAGTTTGGCTAGGGCTGTTGAGCCGGGCATCAAGTTTGATCCTCCTGATTATGTGGAAGAAATGCCCTCTAAAGAATTTATCCCTGAAATTGCTAAACCCGGAAGTCTCTTTGGGCAGGGGGAGCGCCCTCTTTTTGCCGATAGACGCGCTATGAAGCCCAATGATCTTGTAACTGTGGAAATCTCTGAAAACGCCAGCGCTAACTACAGCGCATCAAAAAATTACGCTAATACTTCTAATGGCACTTCTACGCCCCCCCGCCTAGCTTACAATGGCACAGATCTTAACAAAAGAGAGCAAGCCCAGTTTTTAGACGATCGCAGCAATTACAGCCTCACCCAACCCACCACAAATAAAACCTTCAAGGGAGGAGGTTCGCAAAAAAAGAGCGAGGACCTTAAATTCATCCTCACCGCACGCATTGTTAAGGTTTTAGAAAATGGAAATTATTTTATTTACGGAAGTAAGGAGATTTTAGTTGATGGGGAAAAGCAGGTGATCAAACTAAGCGGTGTGGTGCGTCCCTTTGATATTAATAAAAATAATGTCGTGCAGTCTAAACACATCGCTGATGCCAAGATCTCTTACACTAATTTAGGACCTTTGAGCGCGAGCAATAAAAAGAAACTTTCCAATGAAGTCCTTGAATCTGAATTTCCCTTCTAG
- the argS gene encoding arginine--tRNA ligase has product MYNKIKGVLERLLDTKIVLEHPKDKSLGHYASVVAFSLAKERRKAPKIIAEELVQFLKQEQVCQEVFASISALNGYLNFTLKESFLDELCNQALSLGKDFGRNILESKKSYYIEFVSANPTGPLHIGHARGAIFGDSLCRLGRFLGVKTHAEYYVNDMGAQIHMLGLSVYLRIQEMRGAQVEYPPNAYKGDYITELAQKALEHFGALEGEEEALIAQLGNFAKELMLAEIQETLAETGICMDAYISEKAMFSAQERVFTRLQEAGGVYESEGKMWLASSQKGDEKDRVLKKSDSTFTYIAGDITYHDYKFQQNYDHYINIFGADHHGYVARIKAALEFLGYESQRLEVLLVQMVALLQEGKPYKMSKRAGNFVLLKDVLQDIGKDALRFVFLSKKLDTHLEFDVASLQKQDSSNPIFYIHYANARIHTLMSKFLQRGNEQAIYASSLCNLPPVATHLLFSALNLPKVLVSAFVDRELQKICEYLKNLAGDFHAFYNAHRILETPQELPYLKLCQMVSLSLTIGLSMLGIEAKKKM; this is encoded by the coding sequence TTGTATAATAAAATTAAAGGCGTGTTAGAACGCCTGTTGGACACAAAGATCGTTTTAGAGCATCCTAAGGATAAGAGTTTAGGGCATTATGCGAGCGTGGTAGCTTTTTCTCTAGCCAAAGAGCGCAGAAAAGCCCCTAAGATCATCGCTGAAGAGTTGGTGCAATTTTTAAAGCAAGAGCAGGTATGCCAAGAGGTTTTTGCTTCTATTAGCGCGCTCAATGGTTATCTTAACTTCACACTTAAAGAAAGCTTTTTAGATGAGCTCTGTAATCAAGCTCTGAGTCTAGGAAAAGATTTTGGGCGAAATATCTTAGAGTCCAAAAAAAGTTACTATATAGAGTTTGTGAGCGCAAACCCCACCGGGCCCCTGCACATCGGGCATGCGCGCGGAGCGATTTTTGGGGATAGCTTGTGCCGTTTAGGGCGTTTTTTGGGTGTAAAAACCCATGCTGAATATTATGTCAATGATATGGGCGCACAAATCCACATGTTGGGTCTCTCTGTGTATTTAAGGATACAGGAGATGCGGGGCGCACAGGTAGAATATCCACCCAATGCTTACAAGGGGGACTATATTACCGAGCTGGCACAAAAGGCGTTAGAACACTTTGGCGCGCTAGAGGGGGAAGAAGAAGCCCTTATAGCGCAACTAGGAAACTTTGCAAAAGAACTCATGCTAGCAGAAATTCAAGAAACTCTAGCAGAGACGGGCATATGCATGGACGCTTACATTAGCGAAAAGGCGATGTTTAGCGCACAAGAGAGGGTTTTTACTCGCTTACAAGAGGCAGGAGGGGTTTATGAGAGTGAGGGGAAAATGTGGCTTGCTTCTAGTCAAAAGGGAGATGAAAAAGATCGCGTGCTTAAAAAAAGCGACTCCACTTTTACCTACATTGCTGGAGACATCACCTACCACGATTACAAATTCCAACAAAACTACGACCACTATATTAATATCTTTGGGGCAGATCACCATGGCTATGTGGCGCGCATTAAGGCGGCTTTAGAGTTTCTAGGTTATGAGTCCCAACGCCTAGAGGTGCTTTTAGTGCAAATGGTCGCCCTCTTACAAGAGGGCAAGCCCTATAAGATGAGCAAGCGCGCGGGGAATTTTGTCCTCTTAAAGGATGTTTTACAAGACATTGGTAAAGATGCTCTGCGCTTTGTTTTTCTCTCTAAAAAGCTGGACACGCATTTAGAATTTGATGTCGCTAGTTTGCAAAAACAAGACAGCTCTAATCCCATTTTCTACATCCATTATGCCAACGCGCGCATCCACACCCTTATGAGCAAATTCCTGCAAAGAGGAAATGAACAAGCTATTTATGCTAGCTCACTTTGTAATCTCCCCCCCGTTGCTACACACCTGCTCTTTAGCGCGCTCAACTTGCCTAAGGTGCTTGTGAGTGCTTTTGTGGATCGCGAACTGCAAAAGATTTGTGAGTATCTTAAAAACCTCGCGGGGGATTTCCACGCCTTTTACAACGCTCATAGAATTTTAGAAACACCTCAAGAACTTCCATATCTCAAACTCTGTCAAATGGTGAGCCTAAGTCTGACAATCGGATTAAGTATGCTAGGGATTGAAGCTAAGAAAAAAATGTAA
- the pseH gene encoding UDP-4-amino-4,6-dideoxy-N-acetyl-beta-L-altrosamine N-acetyltransferase, producing MFDPSWLSKSFEIPSTALQEHPPLYACHFTHTTQQEQLEILTFRNHPKTSVWMLNEHIGLEAHLRFIEQLKENPNSAYYLFKQGQTLLGVGSLTRIHPIHRHGFLGIYKNPHLEHVGTQILNALEFIAFYKIRLHALHLEVLATNERALNFYQRHAYRKEGYLRDFIHRKGRYHDVWLFVKFSPLSTF from the coding sequence TTGTTTGATCCTTCATGGCTTTCTAAGAGTTTTGAGATTCCCTCAACTGCTTTGCAAGAACACCCCCCCCTCTACGCCTGCCATTTTACCCACACGACCCAACAAGAGCAGTTAGAAATTTTGACTTTTCGCAATCATCCCAAAACCTCTGTATGGATGCTTAATGAACACATTGGCCTAGAGGCCCATCTGCGCTTTATTGAACAGCTTAAAGAGAACCCCAATAGCGCCTACTATCTTTTTAAACAAGGGCAAACTTTGCTAGGTGTGGGTTCTCTTACAAGGATACACCCCATCCATAGGCACGGATTTTTGGGTATCTATAAAAACCCGCATTTAGAACATGTGGGGACTCAAATCCTCAATGCGCTTGAATTTATCGCTTTTTATAAAATCCGCCTCCATGCCTTGCATTTAGAAGTGCTTGCTACTAATGAACGGGCACTAAATTTTTACCAACGCCACGCTTACCGCAAAGAAGGTTATTTGCGCGATTTTATCCACCGCAAAGGGCGTTACCACGATGTATGGTTGTTTGTAAAATTTTCACCCCTGAGCACTTTTTAA
- the tatA gene encoding twin-arginine translocase TatA/TatE family subunit codes for MGGFSSVWHWLIVLFVILLLFGAKKIPELAKGLGSGIKNFKKAIKEDEEPTKPQESQVLHNNQTPSPSTSQQDHKA; via the coding sequence ATGGGTGGCTTTAGCAGTGTATGGCACTGGCTCATCGTTTTATTTGTGATTTTACTTCTTTTTGGGGCAAAGAAGATTCCCGAACTTGCTAAAGGATTGGGAAGTGGAATTAAAAACTTTAAGAAGGCAATCAAAGAGGACGAGGAACCAACAAAACCCCAAGAATCCCAAGTTCTCCACAATAATCAAACCCCTTCTCCCTCCACATCCCAACAAGATCACAAGGCTTAA
- the pseI gene encoding pseudaminic acid synthase: MMSAPYIVAELSSNHAKSLKTALLSLEAIKTSGANAAKLQTYTPECLTLKTNRPPFVIEGTLWDQQSLYELYQRAAMPLEWHADLFNHARGLDLEIFSSVFSLKGLELLEKLQCPCYKIASFEITDLELMAYVASTHKPLIISTGIATHENILDALEVCAKAGNDRITLLHCTSAYPAPLQQANLLAMPKLKELYHTAYGLSDHTLGHLSAVIATTLKASMIEKHFILDKSLESVDKDFSMDAAEFKQMVQAVHETYLALGSGEREKNPKEGRQFARSLFITKPLKKGETLTSDHVRALRPNAGLAPKFLSQVLGKKANKDLEYAHPLCWEDLN, translated from the coding sequence ATCATGTCCGCTCCCTATATTGTCGCTGAATTGAGCTCTAACCATGCCAAGTCCCTAAAAACCGCTCTCTTGTCCTTAGAGGCTATCAAGACTAGCGGGGCCAATGCGGCCAAACTCCAAACCTACACCCCAGAATGCCTTACTCTCAAGACCAATCGCCCCCCCTTTGTGATTGAAGGGACTTTATGGGATCAACAAAGTCTCTATGAGCTCTACCAACGCGCGGCCATGCCTTTAGAGTGGCATGCCGATCTTTTTAACCACGCTAGAGGTCTTGATTTGGAGATTTTTAGCTCTGTTTTTAGTTTAAAAGGGCTTGAACTCTTAGAAAAGCTTCAATGCCCTTGCTATAAGATTGCGAGTTTTGAGATCACAGACTTAGAACTTATGGCTTATGTGGCCAGCACGCATAAACCCCTCATTATCTCAACAGGCATTGCTACGCACGAAAATATCTTAGATGCCCTAGAAGTGTGCGCCAAAGCGGGCAATGATCGCATCACTCTATTGCACTGCACCAGCGCTTACCCAGCACCCTTGCAACAGGCGAATTTGCTCGCCATGCCTAAACTCAAAGAGCTTTACCACACCGCCTATGGTTTGAGCGATCACACTTTAGGGCATTTGAGCGCGGTGATTGCCACCACCCTTAAAGCTTCCATGATTGAAAAACATTTTATCTTGGATAAAAGTTTAGAGAGTGTGGATAAAGATTTTAGCATGGACGCTGCAGAATTTAAGCAGATGGTGCAAGCAGTGCATGAGACTTATCTAGCACTAGGAAGTGGAGAGAGGGAGAAAAATCCCAAAGAAGGCCGCCAATTTGCCCGTAGCCTATTCATCACAAAGCCCCTTAAAAAGGGGGAAACTCTTACTAGCGATCATGTGCGCGCCTTGCGCCCCAATGCCGGACTTGCCCCTAAATTCCTATCTCAAGTCTTAGGCAAAAAGGCAAACAAAGATTTAGAATACGCCCACCCCCTCTGCTGGGAAGACCTTAATTAA